CTCCGATGGATCGGTGCTCTGGAATTGTATTACATACCAGCAATTCCCGGGTAAATTTTAAGTAATACTTGCTTAATAATTTAGGGTTCTGCAAAAATTTTCTTTTCGTAAACTTTCATTGAGGTTACCAGATATGGCCATTCAAAACGAAGAGAAAAAGCATCTTTCTGCTAAAGGAATGCTAAGTAAAGCGCGGCTGTTTTTTGAAGGGATTAAGACCCCTTCGAAAAAGGGAGCAGGAAATAAGCCTACAATATCTCTAGCAGATTGCCTGATGTCAGGGTTAGCTATTTTTAGTCTTAAATTTCCATCGTTACTACAGTTTGACAAAGCAGTAGGGGAAGGGACTATTAAGCATAACCTGGAGTCTCTTTACGGGGTTGAAAAAGCACCTTGCGACACGCAATTACGAGAAAGGCTAGATGTCGTTAATCCAAACAAAATTCGAGGCGTTTTTAAAAAGATTTTCTCCACGTTGCAAAGAGGAAAAGTACTTGAGAAATATAAGTTTATAAATGGCTGTTACATGCTTGTATCAGATGGAACCGGATTCTTTTCTTCAAGTACAGTCCACTGTAAAAATTGTTGTGTCAAACAACACAGAAATGGCTCGATAACTTACTACCACCAGATGCTTGCAGCTGCTATTGTTCACCCAGACCATAAAGAGGTGATCCCTCTTTGCCCAGAACCTATAGCTCAATCAGATGGAAGCAAAAAAAATGACTGTGAAAGAAATGCCAGCAAGCGTCTCTTAGCAGATGTCCGTCGAGAATACCCACACTTACCACTTATTCTTGCAGAAGATGGCCTTGCGTCAAATGCACCACACCTACGGCTGTGTAATGAGCTAAATATTCGCTTTATTACTGTTGTTAAACCAGATGGAAACAAAACGCTTTTTGAGTGGCTTAAGGGAATAGGGATGCAAACAAAAGAGTTCACAGACGAAAAAGGGCACAGACACCGAATGGAATTTTATAATGATATTCCTTTAAACGACGCTGATCCCACTTTAAAGGTGAACTTTGTAGAGTACTGGGAATTTTTAGAAAATGGAGAAAAGAAATATCATTCTACCTGGATAACAGATATAGAAATAACCCAAGAAAATGTTTTTTCAATCGTTCAAGGAGGAAGAGCTCGGTGGAAAATAGAGAATGAAACGTTTAATACACTCAAAAATCAAGGCTATAAATTCGAGCACAATTATGGGCACGGCAATAATTATTTAAGCACAGTTTTTGCAATGTTAATGATGCTGGCCTTTTTAATAGACCAAGTGCAGCAAATATGCTGTGGTTTATTTAACTCAGCCAGAAAAAGATACCACGCGAAAATAGTGTTATGGGAAAAGCTAAGGAATACTTTTGCAATATTTAAGCTAGACTCGTGGGAAACCCTCTACAAAGCACTTGCGCAAGGCGTTGAAGGTAAACTTGTTTTAAACACATCATAAGCTTTGTGCTTGAGTGAGTAGCCTTGGTTTTTTTGAGTGACAGATCTAAAAAAGTCGTTTACCTCACGCTCCCCCCTGCCCTCAAAAATCATTTATCAAAGCCATACCCTGTTTTGGCTTCTGTCAACCAATTCCCGGGAATTGCTGATTACATACTTTTTCTAGTGAACGAAAAAGTGATGACCTGGTAAGCTTACGTTTCATTGACACTCCCTTATTTTTGCAAAGATCTGCAAGAAATAACTGAGTGTAAACAAACTCTTCCCTAAGGGGAAAGTTATTTTTTACCTAAATTTAAAATTGCTGCAGATCATTACAGGAGTCGAGAAACAACTCAAAAACAGAGAAGCTTTTTTCGAATACTTAGCGGTACACTCTAAGTGGGAAAAGGTCCTCCAAACAAGCTACAAAGATAAGTGGGAGCAGGCGCAAGAAAATGCTATTAATGCTTGCGAAAAGTTTTTTGAACTTCTGGAAGAAACACAAAACCCTAACCAAAAAGATATTGCCAACTACCCCCTTCTAGAGAAACTTCTTACTGGCTATAATAAGGCTTTCAAAACCAAGCGTCTTGAAATACTCCCTTTTTACTCAGGAAAAGAGTTTTTACCACTTGCTCGAGCACGGATCACTGAAGACTTTATTAAAGAGCAGAATTTAGAATCACTACTACCATGAGCTGCAGCAGATCCAGGCAGGACACTGTGAGTTTTTCAGGACCCGCTCGACAATGGTCCCATAGCCGCGGCTTGCGCCGCTAGGACTGAGGACCGTCCCAATGACAAGAAGATCAAACGACTCCTTCTCGATCAGATCCAAAATGGCCGCGTCAACGGTCCGCGCTTGAATGGTCCGGAGATTCATCCCAATGCGGAACTCAAGCCCAATCGCCTCCGCCCTTTTTAGAATCGACTCGGCAACCACTGTCCGGTGGTAAAGAGGTGTTTCCAGTGGAAGCGAAAAGGGCACTTCAACAACATGGACCGCGGTCACATCGGCTCCATGCACCTTTGCAATTTCACACGCCATCTGGACCGTTTGGGTCTCTTTTCCCCCTCGCGTTGGAACGAGGATATGTTTATACTTCTTCGCCTTAAACTCAGGGATTTTCACCTTCTCAACCTCGAGCTTTCCAGCGGGGGCGATCGCCTGCTTTTTCCGGTAGTAGAAGTACATCCCAAGGCCGAGGAGGATCCAGACCGTTCCCAGGTTTCTTCCATCGGGTTTGGTAAAGACAACAAGCACCCACGTTGCAGCCGTTGCCAGTCCCCCTAAAAGAGCGGTCAAAGGGAGAGAATACTTCCCAAAGCGGATGTTGAAAGGAGCTTTAAAAGGGCGCTTCATATTGGGGCGCTTGATCCGGAGATAGATGAGGGAGAGGTGGGTCATGCAAAAGGCGAGCATCGCCCCGAAGTTATAGAGATCGGCTAAAAAGGTGAGGCGCCCGCGCGATGCAATCACAATCAGCGCCGCCAAGATCGCAAAAACCGCGAGGGAGACGACGGGGGTTTTATACTTTTTGTGGACACTTCACGATGCAGCTTTTCTTCGCCTTCGGCTCCGAAGCTGTGTTGGTTCAGTGAATTTTTTTGTTATACCCAAACAAGCTCAAGAATTGGTTTTAGGCAACGCGAAAGCTGTCGAAATTCGTCGATCCTAAGTGGCTAAAAACCTGGAAAAAAAACTTGGTCCTTCGTGAAAGATGTGCAAGGTTTTCTAGGAAAAAACCTTTCCAGCGAACTGACATGGCTTCGGAGCCAAAGGCGAAGAAAAGCCATGCGGTGAGCTGTCCGCGGCTTCAAGATGGCTCTGCAAAATCGCCCCGCACAAGGGGTGGACAGTGCTTTGCACGGCCCCCCGAGGAGGGTCGATTTGGCTTGCCAGATTGAAGCTCAAGGGGGCAGCAGGGGGC
Above is a genomic segment from Candidatus Neptunochlamydia vexilliferae containing:
- a CDS encoding transposase, translated to MAIQNEEKKHLSAKGMLSKARLFFEGIKTPSKKGAGNKPTISLADCLMSGLAIFSLKFPSLLQFDKAVGEGTIKHNLESLYGVEKAPCDTQLRERLDVVNPNKIRGVFKKIFSTLQRGKVLEKYKFINGCYMLVSDGTGFFSSSTVHCKNCCVKQHRNGSITYYHQMLAAAIVHPDHKEVIPLCPEPIAQSDGSKKNDCERNASKRLLADVRREYPHLPLILAEDGLASNAPHLRLCNELNIRFITVVKPDGNKTLFEWLKGIGMQTKEFTDEKGHRHRMEFYNDIPLNDADPTLKVNFVEYWEFLENGEKKYHSTWITDIEITQENVFSIVQGGRARWKIENETFNTLKNQGYKFEHNYGHGNNYLSTVFAMLMMLAFLIDQVQQICCGLFNSARKRYHAKIVLWEKLRNTFAIFKLDSWETLYKALAQGVEGKLVLNTS
- a CDS encoding universal stress protein gives rise to the protein MYFYYRKKQAIAPAGKLEVEKVKIPEFKAKKYKHILVPTRGGKETQTVQMACEIAKVHGADVTAVHVVEVPFSLPLETPLYHRTVVAESILKRAEAIGLEFRIGMNLRTIQARTVDAAILDLIEKESFDLLVIGTVLSPSGASRGYGTIVERVLKNSQCPAWICCSSW